One stretch of Sebaldella sp. S0638 DNA includes these proteins:
- a CDS encoding amino acid ABC transporter permease, giving the protein MSFIQNVIDIIASSHKELLDGLRLTLIITFFSLIFSTLIGIGIGYLRSLTTKQKNFYNVLIRVLQFLAKEYIDIIRGTPLIVQAFFFYLALVPLIINPLIKVWLPTGMSAEVAGVIIISLNAGAYMAEIFRGGIQAIDKGQMEAARSLGLPYKHAMRKVVLPQAVKNMIPAILNQFIISLKDTSLLTIIGVSELTGNGKTISAANYKYFETYLIIGVMYYVIIKVLSFVFSKIEEKLNV; this is encoded by the coding sequence ATGAGTTTTATACAGAATGTAATAGATATAATAGCAAGTTCACATAAGGAGCTTCTGGACGGTCTTCGTCTAACGTTAATAATTACATTTTTTTCATTGATTTTTTCTACTTTAATAGGAATAGGTATTGGATATTTAAGATCACTTACCACAAAGCAAAAGAATTTTTATAACGTATTAATAAGAGTTTTACAGTTTCTGGCTAAGGAATATATAGATATAATAAGAGGAACGCCTTTGATCGTACAGGCTTTCTTCTTTTATCTCGCTTTAGTTCCCCTTATTATAAATCCTCTTATAAAGGTATGGCTTCCTACAGGTATGAGTGCCGAGGTAGCAGGGGTTATCATTATCAGCTTGAATGCAGGAGCATACATGGCTGAGATATTCAGAGGCGGAATTCAGGCAATAGACAAGGGACAGATGGAAGCTGCAAGAAGTTTGGGACTTCCTTATAAGCATGCCATGAGAAAGGTTGTTCTTCCTCAGGCAGTGAAGAATATGATTCCGGCAATATTAAACCAGTTTATAATTTCATTGAAGGATACATCGCTTCTGACAATTATAGGTGTATCGGAATTAACTGGAAACGGAAAAACAATTTCAGCAGCAAATTATAAGTATTTTGAAACATATCTGATTATTGGTGTAATGTATTATGTTATAATAAAGGTACTTTCTTTTGTATTCAGCAAAATTGAGGAGAAATTAAATGTATGA
- a CDS encoding transporter substrate-binding domain-containing protein, translating to MKGKILKLVTILSLFMLMLSCGSDKKEEAKQEGAATEAKADNKEVKKYVIGSDVAFAPFEFKKDGKYEGIDIDIVNEIAKVEGFEVEWKHMDFSGIIGAVQTGQLDGAIAGMTINDERRKTVDFSDPYYDTGIVGIVKADNTAINSPDDFKDKRLAVKKGTTGAEYAESVKEQYNAKVTIFEDTSTMIQAVINGQADVAFDDFPVIAYAITQQNPKQLRIATERLNTAQFGFAVKKGANEELLQKFNDGLKKLKESGKYQEILEKYTGKAEK from the coding sequence ATGAAAGGTAAAATTTTAAAATTAGTTACAATATTATCATTATTTATGTTAATGCTGTCTTGCGGTTCAGATAAAAAAGAAGAGGCAAAACAAGAAGGCGCTGCAACAGAAGCTAAAGCTGATAATAAAGAAGTAAAAAAATATGTCATAGGGTCAGATGTGGCTTTCGCTCCTTTTGAATTCAAGAAAGACGGGAAATACGAAGGAATAGATATAGACATAGTTAATGAAATAGCAAAAGTCGAAGGTTTTGAAGTAGAGTGGAAACATATGGACTTCAGCGGTATTATCGGAGCAGTTCAGACTGGTCAGCTTGATGGTGCAATAGCCGGTATGACAATTAACGATGAAAGAAGAAAAACAGTAGATTTTTCAGATCCTTATTATGATACAGGAATCGTAGGAATAGTAAAAGCTGATAATACAGCTATTAATTCTCCTGATGACTTCAAAGATAAAAGATTAGCTGTGAAAAAAGGAACTACAGGGGCTGAATATGCCGAATCTGTGAAAGAGCAGTATAATGCCAAAGTTACTATATTCGAAGATACATCTACTATGATACAGGCAGTAATAAACGGACAGGCAGATGTAGCTTTTGATGATTTCCCGGTAATAGCATATGCGATTACACAGCAGAATCCTAAGCAGTTAAGAATAGCAACAGAAAGATTAAATACTGCACAATTTGGTTTTGCAGTGAAAAAAGGCGCTAATGAGGAATTATTGCAAAAATTCAATGACGGGCTTAAAAAGCTGAAAGAAAGTGGAAAATATCAGGAAATATTAGAAAAATATACAGGGAAGGCAGAAAAATAG